ATTTGTATGCCATCACTATAAAACTCCTTTATGTTCAATGTAATCTCATATCGGGTTCCTGGAATAATATTCAGAGGTACTTCCAAATTGTTTTTTGTAACACCTCCAATAGATAGAGATTCGATCTTTAGAACAGCACCTGTCGTCCCAGATGGAATTGCTATCTTAACAGGAAGGGAATTTGTTGAAATAATTTCCCTACTATTGACTGTTGCTGGAAAATCAAATCCTTTCTCAATCAAATTTGACGAAAAGCTTAGACTTCCATCAGCTAGTTTAGCATTGCCCTCACCATGCGATTCCAAATACACATTTCTAATAGCATTGAAGTTCCCAGAAATTTTTTCTGAATTTATATTCAATTTAATGGTTTTAATCTCAGCTATTTTATTGTCCAGTATTACGTCAACTTTATTCTCTGTTTCACCCGAAAAGCTGATGTTGCCTTTGAAAAAGTACAAAAACTTTGTATCCGACTCAAGTGGTATAGAAGCTTCGCTAAGTTTTTGAGATGCATTTATCTGAGTTATTGAAGTATTACCAAATGAATAAGCAACTAAACTGTAACCTGAGCCCGCATCAAGACCGGTAAAGGGTGTATTAGTTCCATTTGGAGAGAATGTTTTTTGTTGTATTAGATTATCACCTTTATAAATTCCAACATGGTATTTTATATTGCTTCCCAGAGCCTGCTGTATAGAAGTTGAGTTGTTAGATGCCCTCAATTCTTTATTACTCTCTCCCTGAAATTCATTGACAAAATTTATTTCTTCAACTGGATTTAATATTACTTCCACCACATGATCTTTATCAAACTTAATTTGATAGCCCTTTTCATACGCCACTTTTTGCATGCCATTGTGAGAAGCCCTAAAAGTTTTTTGGTTATTATTTCCAGAAGAGGTTGCTTTACTATTTTTGATTGATTCTCCAATTAAGTTAACGCTGAGGATTGCCTTTCCATTTACAGAAAAATCCTGTTTTTCAGAACATGAAAAAAGAAAAAAAAGGCTGATGCACAAAATTGACGCGAAAACTTTTTGCTTTGATATAAACTCGTTCATCTTAATTTTTATTGTTTATTTAATTTACCAACTTACATCCTGGGTAAAATTATCTTCAGTCCATTTTTCATCCACTTGGTAATCTCCATTGTTTCCCATAGGGAAAATCTTAGCAGAACCCGCGGCAATAGACCCTTCTAACTCCACTTTACAAATTGTAATCTTTGGGGAAATATAAATTTTAGATTTTCCAATTGTGCTATATTTTGACATTTTTAAAAACTTAGTATTTGACTATTTGATTCGGTTTTTAATAAAACCACGCAAACTTAATTGGTTTACTCCTGTTTTAAGTGTTGTGTGAAATGTGAAATTCATTCTGTAGTTTTTATGCTACAGCAGTAATGGTTATTACTTATGTTCTTGAAGAATAACAAATTCTCTTGATCAGACCATTTTATTTTTATTATCGTCCAGATTGTCCCATACTAAAAATCCTGGATTGTAGGTTATATACTGTTCTTCATTTATACATGCTACCATAATTATACTTTCGGGAATGCTCTTTGTTCAAAAGTTAGTTCCCACCCATTAACTTAGGCAGGATTTATCCTTGATCGTTTGTAGGACAGTTTAAGAACCTTTAGGGTGAGACAGGACGTTAACAAATGGCAGGTTAAATGTAATAGCACCATAAATTGATCCGGCACTCCGTAAACTATCCCTTTTGACATCGAATTATTCAATTTTGTATTGAATTTAACAGTTCCCTTTTTCCCCGATGTGTTTGTAAAGTTGCTGGTCAATATAATGTTCAAGATCCATGTTAAACGAAAATATTTCCTTGTATTTATCTTAACTCGCTAGTCTTACTAAAAAAAAAATTTTTAGGGAACAGACAACCCGCAACCAGCAATAAAATCAATAAAAAGCTTTCTTTAGAACAAAAAAAAACAGTCTAAAGCATGTTCAAAATAAAAAAGTCAAACTAAAACCTTTTTTAACCGCTAAAATTTATAAATTTAATTCGAACAATGCATTCTATATATTAAAAAATACAACTAACAGGATTTTATAGACATAAACGTGCGTTTTGTTTTCACAAAACAACTCATTAATCAAAATAATATATGATTTTTTAATAATTTCTTGATAAAAATCAATAAAAATCCAAATCATCACAACATTAATGGTAACATAACACAATTTATTTATCTAAAAACACAGTATTAATTAAAAAAAATGATTACTTTTACGTGAAATACATTAATAACGTTAATTTTTACTAAAATTGCCCTCTCATAACAAACATAGGTTTATAATTGGTTGATTAATGGTCTCCTTCTCCAGGGGACCTTAATCTATTTAAGTTTTGTTATAAAAATTTCACTTTGAAATTCTCCATCTAATTGGAAATGCTAGCTGTTATTTTTTTGTCAATAACTATACGCTAATGCCATATAAATGTAGCAAATGCTGTCGGTATAAAGCTAGCAAACGCATTGAGACAGTTCCTCGCTTAAAAAAATCAATGAGATGGTTACGGACTGATCGATGGTTAGCAGCAGAACCATCACGACCGTCATCCGTCTATTGTTGAATATAGTTCGCACAGAACTTGATTAAATCAATTTCTTCATCTTTTTTTTGGAGATAATCCCTTAATGAATCCGCGGTGAAAAAGTCAAGTTTCTCCTCGAGCTGGCTGATTGTTTTACGATAGTCCTTTAGTTTCTTGTCAACTATTTCAAGGACAAAAGGATCTTTAATACTAAATTCATTTTTCCTTTCACCTTGGCGAGTTGTTTTTGGGAAATGAAATGAGGAGTGTCGATAATTTTTTTTCCTCTTTGTGATAGACTCTAATTTTTACATTGTAGGTTCCATCTGCTTTTTTGGGGTGTTCATAAACCTCTGCGCCTACGGTTGCCATAATCTTTTCATTACCACGAAAACCTTTGTGACGTATTTGTGGCGGTTTTACGTGAAGTTCAACAAAAACCTATGCAAAACACACCGTTTTGAGGGTTTTCAAAACGGGTAAGGAGGATGTTCCAAAACCACCCTAAGGAAAGCAAAAGAGCCGATTTACGCAAGTAATCCGACTTTTTTTGATAGTAACCCCGCTGGTATAAAACTCGAACACGTTTTTGGAAATTTAAGGCAATAAAAATCGTACATTAAATATATTGTAGAAAGCGAATGGGAACGCATCAAGAATGATCCCGATTTACAGCATTTGATACGGCAAGACTAAGCTAATTCCTTATCATTTTTGCAAGGCTACCAAGCTGTTTCAATTTTAACTTTAGGTCATCTGTCCAGGGCAAACCAATGCAGAGACGCATACAATTATGAAACTGGTTTTGTAGTGTAAAAATCCTTCCGGGTGATATACTTATTTGTTTTTTAAGTGCATAGTTATATAATTCTCCCGTATCTATATCTTTTGGAAATTCCACCCACAAGGCAAGTCCGCCCTGTGGTCGGCTTATCTTGGTTCCCTCGGGGAAATACTCTGCTATGGCATCTGCACATTTCTGATAATTTTCCTGTAATGTCCTGCGTAAGTGACGAAGATGGTTCTCATATCTTCCGGTCATTATAAAGTTTCCTACCGCTTCATTAATGACAGAGGTCGAAGATAGAGAATGTATAAGTTTCAGTTTAAGTATCTGCTCCTTATACTTGCCCGGAGCAACCCAACCTACACGGTACCCGGGGGCAAGTGTTTTGGAAACCGAACCGCACCACAGGACATTACCATCCCTGTCAAAAGACTTACAGCATTTCGGACGTTCATTACCAAAATGAATATCCCCGTAAGTATCATCCTCAATAAGCGGAATATTATACTTTGACAGCAGGGCTACAATTTCTTTTTTACTTTCATCGGGCATACAATATCCCAAAGGCGTATTGAAATTAGGTACTAAAAGGCATACATCTATCTTAGGTAACATTTTTGTTAATGCATCAATGTCTATTCCCGTTACAGGATGTGTAGCTACTTCCAAAACTTTCAATCCTAAACTAACAGCAAGTTGGAGGATACCGGGATAGCATGGACTTTCGAGGGCAATGGTGTCACCCCGTTTGGTCAAAGCCATTAGACATAACGCTAAGGCATTCATACAACCGTTTGTAGTAACTACATCATCATCCTTTAAATTTCCTTCCCAAGCCAACGAGCGAACTGCCACCATCCTACGGAGTTTCACATTGCCCTGTAGTGGCTCGTATTCTGTTCCACCCTCTTTCAGTTCCCTCGTGGCAAGTACGATTTCTTTTTTTAGCTTTGCCAATGGTAGAAGATTGCCGGATGGTACACCGATAGAAAATAGGGTTAAATCCCTGCGCCCCATTGTTGAATAAACTCCGTTCATTAATTCGTCCGGTTCCCGGATATTGGCAATAGGTACAGGTTGACTTATTTCGGGTAACGGTAGCTTTAAATAATTCAATGGACTGGTAAAATAACCCGATTGCGGTTTTGACTGTACAAGTGATTGGGCTTCCAGTTCAAGAAAAACCCTTTTCGCCGTATTAATGCTAATTCCATGTTCCTTGCTCAACTTCCTTACAGATGGTAGGCGTTCGCCTGCTTTCAACACACCTGTTCTAATTTTGTTGGCAATATTACCTGCTATCTCATTATATAAAAACTCCTTTTTCATCGTAACATATAGATTTGGGATTGTCCCCTGTCCAAGTTTCAATTTATTATTACAAATATGTAATATGAAATCAATTTCAACCTCACAAAGATAGCTGTGCCCACTAAAATATCAAAAACTGTGACTGTGTTTATTCTAAATTCAGCTTTAAATTTGTACAATCTAATACTTCTATAAAATGAGAATTCATAATTTCAGTGCCGGACCTGCCGTATTGCCCGATTTCGTGTACAATAAGACTGCTGATGCAATCAGGGATTATAACAACACCGGACTTTCCTTGTTGGAAACATCACACAGGTCTGTTGTCTTTGCTGACATTCTTACCGAAGCCGAAGCACTTCTGCGTGAGCTGAAGAGTATTCCCCAAGAGTATACAGTACTATTTCTTGCAGATGGAGCAAGTCAGCATTTTGTGCAAATCCCACTCAACCTATTAAATAATGTTACCGAAGCTTCTTTTCTTGATAGTGGCGTTTGGGCATCCAAAGCCATTAATGAGGCGAGACTTGACGGAAAGGTCAATGTTGTTGCATCGGGGAAAGATGACGAATACCGTTCAATTCCCACAGATTTCTATATTCCCGAAGATAATACCCATTTCCACTACACGTCTAACAACACAATCTATGGAACAAACGCTATTGGTTGTGCCAAAAACATCTGTACCCGTTATATGCGATATGTCATCGGAAATTTTGAGTTCGGAAATTGATGTTACAAAATTTGGAATGATATATGCCAGCGAACAGAAAAATGCAGGGGGTGCCAGGTGTGTCGATAATTATTATAAGAAATGACATATTGGATAAAGTAAACCGAAACATACCCAATATATCAAACTATGCGATACCTGCAGATAATAAGCCGCTTTACATTACGTCTCAGGTATTCGCTATTTATGCAACCTCGCTCAATCTCAAATGGCTGAAAAGTCAAGGGGGCGTCCCGGCTATCGAAAAAAGAAACATTGAAAAAAGCGGATTGCTTTATAAGGAAATTGACAGGAACAGCCTTTTTACAGGCAGAGTTAGCAACATTTCACAACGAAGCAGAATGAACGTTACCTTTTTACCTAACAATCCCGAACACGAACAGGAGTTTTTGGATTTCGCGGCAGAACGCAAGGTTGTGGGCATCAAACAATATGCAGATTACGGTGGGTTTAGGCTTCATTATACAATGCACTACCTATTGGGAGCGCAAAAACTTTAATAGCCGTTATGCAGGAATATGAAAACTATAAGAAGTTGAACGCTTGATAATAAAACTTAACATAATGCAATGTCAGAAATAAGTATGAGTAAAATAAAAGAAAACATGGCACAAGGTTGGTTAAACGGCTTTATTGGCGTGGTGTTATTTAGCGGTTCATTACCTGCGACGAGAGTAGCGGTTTTAGAATTTAATCCTGTATTCCTTACGGTTGCAAGGGCTTCCATTGCGGGAATACTTGCCCTTATCGCCTTGTTTGTCTTTAAGGAAAAATACCCAGACCGAAAACAGATTTTTCCGTTGGCTATTGTAGCTCTTGGTGGAGTAGTAGGTTTTCCTTTGTTAAGCGCATTAGCGTTGAAATACGTTACTTCGGCACATTCCATTGTTTTTATCGGCATATTGCCTGTTGCAACGGCTTTATTCGGTATCATTCGTGGTGGCGAACGTCCACGACCTATATTTTGGGTATTCTCAATTATCGGCAGTCTTTTAGTGGTAGGTTATGCGGTGGCACAAGGTCTGACAGCTTCGCCTGTTGGCGATATGCTGATGCTCGGGGCAGTCATTCTATGTGGCTTGGGCTATGCGGAGGGGGCAAAGCTCACAAAAACATTGGGCGGTTGGCAGGTTATCTCATGGGCATTGGTGCTTTCATTGCCTGTAATGTTTCCACTTACGTTTATTTATATGCCAGTATCGTTTGAGGGCATTAGTACAGGGGCTTGGGTTAGCTTGGCTTATGTGTCCCTGTTCAGTATGTTCATTGCTTTTATTTTTTGGTACAAAGGTATGGCACAGGGTGGAACGGCTACCATAGGACAATTACAGTTATTACAGCCGTTTTTCGGCTTGGGATTAGCTTCTTTCCTACTTCACGAAAAAGTAAGTATCGGAATGTTAGCCGTTACCGTCGGGGTAATTCTATGTGTGGCAGGAACAAAAAAGTTTGCAAGATGATGATTATAAATGAAACACATCTTTTGAAATAATATGAATTAAAATACAGCAGGAAATATGTTCATACCCAGTACATTTAGGCTTGAGAACAGTTCCGAAAAAATTGCTTTTATGAAGCAATACAGCTTTGCTACAATCATTACGGTCAATGACAATGTTCCCATTGTTATGCAACTGCCATTTGTTGTAGATAATAGTTCGGGTAAACTGATATTGAGTTCTAATTTTTGCCACAGCCAATGAGCAGACCAAATACATGTTTATTCTCGGATGGATTTTTACAATTGCTTAGTACACTTAAAAAAAACAGGAGCCTTCTCGATTGAGTCAGCTCCTTTTTTCATATTTTGGTCTTACCACAAATCAGAAATATGGTTTGGTAGTGAAAAAAATATTTCCAGGTTAGGATTTGAACACTGTTGGACATAAAAGTTACTTTTGCGTCATGAAACAATTTGAAATTTTAGAAGCTTATATAAAAGAAGAAAAAGATTATTTAAATAATCATCCTCTATACCGTAAAATCACCACTATAGATCATTTAAGACTTTTTACCCAAGGACATGTTTATGCTGTTTGGGATTTTATGTCGTTACTGAAAGCATTGCAAATTGAACTTACATGTGTCTCCATTCCATGGTTTGCATCTGATTTTGCTAATACAAGATATTTGATTAATGAAATAGTATTAGCTGAGGAATCTGATCAATATATTGATGGGAATAGGATGAGTCATTTTGAGATGTACTTAGATGCTATGGAATCGATGAGTGCTAAAACTGAAGATATAAGAGAATTTTTAATTGATATCCAAAGGACACAAAATATATATCAAAGTATCGAAAACTTAAATACTGATAACAGAATAAGAGAATTTTTAAAATACACATTTAATATTATTGAAACTAAAGAGTCACACAAAATTGCAGCAGCATTTACATTTGGTAGAGAAGGTTTGATTCCAGATATGTTCACATCAATATTAAAGGAAATAAAAATAAATTTCCCCGATTCGGAGTTAGATAAATTCATTTATTATTTTCAAAGACATATCGATCTTGATGGAGATGAACACGGCCCCTTAGCTTTAAAAATGATAGAAGAATTAGCTCAAGGTGATGATCAGAAATGGTTAGATATGCAATCTGTTTCTAAACTAGCCCTTCAAAAAAGAATTGACTTGTGGGATGCAATTTTATGATAGCATTTCTTAAAAGAAAGAAAGCAAATAATATAAATACAGAAAGCTGAAAAGAGTGCCGTTCCACCAAAAAGGTCAAATTAAGTACCTCTATTAGAGACAGTTAAAGCTTACTCTCTCTTTTTTTTGTTTTCAGTCTTTAGATAAGGAATCCAACTAAATAGGAGAAGGATAGATCCGTTTGTTTATGACATATCCGCCAATCCGCTGTCTCGTACCAAACGCCATTTAAACCGCCATAGGGGCTATTCCCTATAGCTTACTCTATCGGTTCCACCAAAGTCAACATGGCCGATATGGCTTCATTGCTGCTCATAGGGTCCGGAGCGATTTCTTCTGTATCCGGGTGCGAAGAAGGCCCAAACGTCCCGGATAATGTGATCAACTGATTGTCTTGATTATTGATATGAGCCAGCCTGATGTGTAGTTCGTACCTCCAATCGCTTTTCTTATTATCCTTATATCGTAGGGCAAATACGTTTTCATATGGCGCTTTCCCCAACCTTCCGTCTGCAACTTCTTCTATATCATCGAACATTTCCAATATTTCACCTTTGCTATCTTTTCCCATTCCGGTCTGTGCACTGACCGAACGCGCGGCATAGGTATACTCGTTAAGGTCTTTTTGAAAATTTACGGTATAATAATAGATATGTGGTACTTCGGGATAATTTCCTGTATTCGTAAACCCACCCGTGCCCTGCATCGTATATCCCTGCATAGATTCGCCCAGAGAACCGGCAACTTGGGGGGCAGTAACAAGATGTTTCAACCGAACCCCCGAACCTGATGTTTCTGTTGGATCTTTATCATCATTCTTACTGCAGGCAGAGAGCATAATGCTTCCTGTAAGAAAAAACTAACGCAAATGACAAAACCGATAGTTTGCTGAGCCTAGTGAAGATTGTTTTTTATCATAGTATTCTTTCTTTTTATTTATCCGATCGCTCAGATTTTTAAAAGTTCCACCCTTCGGTTCTGCGCTTTCCCTTCCTCTGTATCATTGGTAGCTACCGGATTCTCCTGTCCGAATCCTGCTGATGTTAAGCGGTCGGCACCTATGCCGGCTTTTAAGATTTCCTTTTTAACTGTTGACGCCCGGTCTTCGACAATTTTTGATTGTGTTCTTTTCCTCCCGAATTATCCGTGTATCCGTTTATGGCTATTTTCAGTTCCGGATTATCCCTTAACACCTTGATGATTTCCTGGACAGTTTCCGATCCATCTG
The Sphingobacterium daejeonense genome window above contains:
- a CDS encoding aminotransferase class V-fold PLP-dependent enzyme translates to MRIHNFSAGPAVLPDFVYNKTADAIRDYNNTGLSLLETSHRSVVFADILTEAEALLRELKSIPQEYTVLFLADGASQHFVQIPLNLLNNVTEASFLDSGVWASKAINEARLDGKVNVVASGKDDEYRSIPTDFYIPEDNTHFHYTSNNTIYGTNAIGCAKNICTRYMRYVIGNFEFGN
- a CDS encoding DUF3050 domain-containing protein yields the protein MKQFEILEAYIKEEKDYLNNHPLYRKITTIDHLRLFTQGHVYAVWDFMSLLKALQIELTCVSIPWFASDFANTRYLINEIVLAEESDQYIDGNRMSHFEMYLDAMESMSAKTEDIREFLIDIQRTQNIYQSIENLNTDNRIREFLKYTFNIIETKESHKIAAAFTFGREGLIPDMFTSILKEIKINFPDSELDKFIYYFQRHIDLDGDEHGPLALKMIEELAQGDDQKWLDMQSVSKLALQKRIDLWDAIL
- a CDS encoding aminotransferase class V-fold PLP-dependent enzyme, whose product is MPANRKMQGVPGVSIIIIRNDILDKVNRNIPNISNYAIPADNKPLYITSQVFAIYATSLNLKWLKSQGGVPAIEKRNIEKSGLLYKEIDRNSLFTGRVSNISQRSRMNVTFLPNNPEHEQEFLDFAAERKVVGIKQYADYGGFRLHYTMHYLLGAQKL
- a CDS encoding aminotransferase-like domain-containing protein, with the translated sequence MKKEFLYNEIAGNIANKIRTGVLKAGERLPSVRKLSKEHGISINTAKRVFLELEAQSLVQSKPQSGYFTSPLNYLKLPLPEISQPVPIANIREPDELMNGVYSTMGRRDLTLFSIGVPSGNLLPLAKLKKEIVLATRELKEGGTEYEPLQGNVKLRRMVAVRSLAWEGNLKDDDVVTTNGCMNALALCLMALTKRGDTIALESPCYPGILQLAVSLGLKVLEVATHPVTGIDIDALTKMLPKIDVCLLVPNFNTPLGYCMPDESKKEIVALLSKYNIPLIEDDTYGDIHFGNERPKCCKSFDRDGNVLWCGSVSKTLAPGYRVGWVAPGKYKEQILKLKLIHSLSSTSVINEAVGNFIMTGRYENHLRHLRRTLQENYQKCADAIAEYFPEGTKISRPQGGLALWVEFPKDIDTGELYNYALKKQISISPGRIFTLQNQFHNCMRLCIGLPWTDDLKLKLKQLGSLAKMIRN
- a CDS encoding DMT family transporter — its product is MSEISMSKIKENMAQGWLNGFIGVVLFSGSLPATRVAVLEFNPVFLTVARASIAGILALIALFVFKEKYPDRKQIFPLAIVALGGVVGFPLLSALALKYVTSAHSIVFIGILPVATALFGIIRGGERPRPIFWVFSIIGSLLVVGYAVAQGLTASPVGDMLMLGAVILCGLGYAEGAKLTKTLGGWQVISWALVLSLPVMFPLTFIYMPVSFEGISTGAWVSLAYVSLFSMFIAFIFWYKGMAQGGTATIGQLQLLQPFFGLGLASFLLHEKVSIGMLAVTVGVILCVAGTKKFAR
- a CDS encoding FMN-binding negative transcriptional regulator; its protein translation is MFIPSTFRLENSSEKIAFMKQYSFATIITVNDNVPIVMQLPFVVDNSSGKLILSSNFCHSQ